In Penicillium oxalicum strain HP7-1 chromosome I, whole genome shotgun sequence, a single window of DNA contains:
- a CDS encoding Protein dopey: MWKIQLPGTDGRWDECGAERSVTSIAEGKVKRRRSFEGGQNITLAASPHRKLLRHLALSVHSFYSFYSSCPKYDRGLSLDPEVISSCVTGTMSLDPSAFPRSDSPASSESSLTRSLKRDKTYRRYASSVERALSLFDNALQEWADYISFLSRLLKALQNHPPDQNIVPHKVLVSKRLAQCLNPSLPSGVHQKALEVYTYIFGLIKLEGLSHDLPLYLPGLAPTLTFASLTVRPLFLSLVEGYILDLEPWALRPALKSILLALLPGLEEETSEEFGPTMRIINKLRDVSGRLETQKASEVEDGPSGQYFWQCLFLASITNSSRRLGVLAYLNRYFPKLGITDRRHSTRSDSEAKEALDQISVAAESVIRPEPGLLIRCFATGLQDEQLLVQRNFLDLLVTHLPLNSPILQSHIIDPDRELLIIAAVGVVTRRDMSLNRRLWAWLLGPEPTHEGHSDEHKSSADASRPADNDSNELSQSQYFSQVGLQPLINGLLKMIETAPTIPSERTKPFRIALSLMDRWEIGGQIVPAVFFPIMNSVQSYEKEAPKAHFEEVFRSASAFFDGVESSVIFAELLGLIDFTVSEVDSGNGQSLHKLELASFVLDNFNVHEDEMVQIHAPLLTVSMLAKMRELSHPPAPTSEIRVARHAVFQSSHTVLKLLIALLNERAFSRKTASEKSVSMDAKIEANEILPKIHQFYENSKSSLELPPLPVGPKHLGEMIIKEAYELSIEALESQSPDAALNEKSSILVKLLQKLPRSRILRDRRFIDAISIRLTRATASMTSASFEILTTIASVVTSLFFTQSPGLYVSSSDVSALIPLLTERIWTYLSPMCPKFHVEAVRCLWLLHSISWVDHLVEASITSLMIRDSSNGFAHLSSDKQAERFYVLWNHSHHGGHDQPPKQVLEVGGTAFSYQCSLLERPLFIVLDLLSQEPGDIPQNVQQWLQELPSIHKVFYILVSKLDELFERGVPGLKQDQAISPDDLRECTYLLRTASNIISTLAQHGWMTLLTSTLSQPEKKPDAIGRGSSIDSQSLHASLFWFCLQIIRAQSAATAETHSDSDKLQSSALQLLRQLLLGPGAADLVESGIDSILVDRLLVASDDNSSSLVQGALIDALLASLKVRFAHVYLPPHPPRPKQQRPPSRSRERLTSPSILSFTTEKAEKSPSTPQFPQPPEHLLDCLLKGIASTKSREILDKWIGLLCEVLPLFSHSIFQVLLTLVGCLCKEIKAYFGKLQQAFEQTEDWSMDRSEHVTITLLTGLETSIAHAHERLVREESHTPVAKSPDLPQGFFGNMVSGVFNSDSSQGRPNTANDRLTVLLCLQDAVRLCFSIWAWGASDGAGFALDSESLASFQYTSLRMRNRTRRILEHFFDAEALECLETLVEMWAKSDIKTASLIFSLLHTLDGSSPKITIPAVFNAIYTRTNPAALDQHRKSSLTSSVSESELASFLVAYARSLDDDVLDEIWTDCTTFLRDVLSNPFPHRQILPRLIEFAAILGTKLENTTFGEDRRMRKELGDVVLRLLTAVFTSKPLGLNQEPGLMARPSFDHDRSAVSHTGPDDMLSILAVSMPSFLTTLGDSDRINTAISAVSTNLVGPLIRSRLFPNNLNRNVMVILQQMVKVPAAAKLWKKDIADAFNDSRFFGIHKDLVQSNWLELLRQWTLSDRDRLSEILTRLPPPSAAGIMFGVGASAARLEADRKAQLNLRRIALLILSADRDYFVAELPGLLQKIEDLLAATNVSSPSSATCSEIFMVLRAVALKTSANAIAPFWPMINMELQEAMATVPRASQAELFNPYSLLQACKLLDVLLTIAPDDFQLLEWLFVTDTIDAVYPPNRWEPVALADEVSQSFGPRGVFSPTLPGDSSEPDARPGFKRPWLISDQIRETAKDEIVERILRPFFNRLSIYVFESTYGMGNVDLEVCQHDLLADLFNESTMAS; the protein is encoded by the exons ATGTGGAAGATCCAGCTTCCAGGAACGGACGGCCGATGGGATGAATGTGGTGCGGAGCGTTCCGTGACGTCGATTGCGGAGGGGAAAGTTAAGAGACGGCGGAGCTTCGAAGGCGGACAAAACATCACTTTAGCCGCCTCTCCGCACCGGAAACTTCTCAGGCATCTGGCCTTATCTGTCCACTCGTTTTACTCATTTTACTCGTCATGTCCCAAATATGACAGAGGGCTCTCTCTCGACCCTGAAGTCATTTCATCCTGCGTCACTGGCACCATGAGCCTTGATCCCAGTGCCTTTCCGAGGTCGGACTCCCCCGCAAGCTCCGAAAGCTCCCTAACAC GATCTCTGAAAAGAGATAAGACCTACCGCCGCTATGCTTCGAGCGTGGAACGCGCCTTGTCGCTCTTCGACAATGCGTTGCAGGAATGGGCCGATTACATTTCCTTCCTTAGCCGTCTGCTGAAG GCCCTCCAAAATCACCCACCGGATCAAAATATAGTGCCACATAAAGTTCTGGTATCAAAGCGACTCGCTCAATGTCTCAACCCCTCATTGCCGTCAGGAGTTCATCAAAAGGCGCTAGAAGTCTACACATACATATTCGGGTTGATCAAG CTCGAGGGACTCTCGCACGACCTCCCATTGTACCTACCCGGTCTTGCCCCGACGTTAACTTTCGCATCGCTCACCGTTCGTCCGCTTTTCTTATCTCTGGTGGAGGGTTATattctcgatcttgaacCATGGGCTTTGAGGCCAGCTTTGAAATCAATCTTGCTCGCATTGCTGCCTGGGCTTGAAGAAGAGACGAGCGAAGAATTCGGGCCTACGATGAGAATTATCAACAAACTGCGGGACGTTTCGGGACGACTTGAAACCCAGAAAGCATCAGAGGTTGAAGACGGTCCATCAGGCCAGTACTTTTGGCAGTGTCTCTTTCTGGCCTCGATCACGAATAGCAGCCGGCGGCTCGGGGTGCTTGCATATCTAAATCGCTACTTCCCAAAACTAGGCATCACCGATCGCCGACACAGCACAAGAAGCGACAGCGAAGCGAAGGAAGCTTTGGATCAGATTTCAGTGGCCGCTGAATCTGTTATCCGGCCAGAGCCTGGCTTGCTGATTCGCTGTTTTGCAACGGGTCTGCAAGATGAGCAGCTTCTGGTGCAGCGAAATTTTCTTGACCTCTTAGTCACCCACTTGCCTTTGAATTCTCCGATCTTGCAATCTCACATCATCGATCCCGATCGTGAGCTCTTAATCATTGCCGCAGTAGGTGTGGTGACACGGCGAGACATGAGCTTGAACCGTCGTCTTTGGGCGTGGCTTTTAGGGCCAGAGCCAACGCACGAAGGGCACTCTGATGAGCACAAGTCATCAGCCGACGCTTCACGGCCGGCTGATAACGACTCGAACGAGCTGTCACAATCTCAGTACTTCAGTCAAGTTGGTTTGCAACCACTGATCAATGGTCTCCTCAAGATGATTGAAACCGCACCGACAATACCCTCGGAACGGACCAAGCCGTTTCGAATTGCACTGTCCTTGATGGATCGTTGGGAGATAGGCGGTCAAATTGTTCCAGCTGTGTTCTTCCCGATCATGAATAGTGTTCAGTCATACGAGAAGGAGGCGCCCAAAGCCCATTTCGAAGAGGTTTTCCGCAGTGCCAGTGCTTTCTTCGATGGTGTCGAAAGCAGTGTCATATTTGCGGAACTTTTAGGTTTGATAGACTTTACCGTATCGGAAGTCGACAGCGGCAATGGCCAATCCTTGCACAAGCTGGAACTGGCAAGCTTTGTTCTCGATAACTTCAATGtccatgaagatgagatggtcCAGATCCACGCACCTTTGCTAACAGTATCAATGCTCGCCAAAATGCGTGAACTCTCACACCCACCAGCGCCCACCTCAGAGATCAGGGTTGCAAGACATGCTGTTTTTCAATCATCGCATACAGTGCTCAAGCTGCTAATTGCATTACTCAATGAGCGCGCCTTCTCGAGGAAGACTGCATCAGAAAAGTCTGTCTCCATGGATGCGAAAATTGAAGCAAATGAAATTCTTCCCAAAATCCACCAATTCTACGAAAACAGCAAGAGCAGTCTTGAACTTCCACCTCTCCCAGTCGGTCCGAAGCACCTTGGCGAAATGATCATCAAGGAGGCCTACGAGCTGTCCATCGAAGCGCTTGAAAGTCAAAGTCCAGACGCTGCTTTGAATGAGAAATCAAGTATTCTTGTCAAGCTACTCCAAAAGCTCCCAAGATCACGCATTCTTCGGGACAGACGATTCATTGACGCCATTTCGATCAGATTGACGAGGGCGACCGCTAGCATGACCTCAGCGTCTTTTGAAATCCTAACAACGATTGCCTCTGTGGTTACTagtctcttcttcactcAGAGTCCAGGACTCTACGTCAGCTCTTCAGATGTGTCGGCCCTCATACCTCTTCTGACTGAAAGAATCTGGACCTATCTTTCCCCAATGTGCCCAAAATTCCACGTCGAGGCTGTGCGCTGTCTGTGGTTGCTTCACTCAATATCATGGGTGGACCATCTGGTTGAGGCTTCGATCACTTCACTCATGATCCGCGATTCTTCAAATGGCTTCGCGCACCTCTCTTCAGATAAGCAAGCTGAACGGTTCTATGTTCTGTGGAATCACAGTCATCACGGTGGACATGACCAGCCTCCTAAGCAAGTTCTAGAAGTCGGAGGAACGGCATTCTCCTACCAATGTTCCTTGCTTGAACGTCCACTCTTCATTGTGCTGGATTTGTTGTCCCAAGAACCGGGCGATATCCCCCAGAACGTGCAACAGTGGCTTCAAGAGCTTCCCTCCATTCACAA AGTCTTCTACATTCTTGTCTCCAAACTTGATGAGCTTTTCGAGCGAGGTGTTCCTGGTTTAAAACAAGACCAGGCCATTTCGCCGGACGACTTAAGAGAGTGCACTTACTTGCTGCGAACCGCCTCAAATATCATTTCGACTCTCGCACAACATGGGTGGATGACACTACTCACATCAACATTGAGTCAGCCCGAGAAAAAGCCAGATGCGATTGGCCGTGGTAGTAGTATAGACTCACAGAGCCTGCACGCTTCACTGTTTTGGTTTTGTTTGCAAATCATTCGGGCTCAGTCGGCGGCCACGGCGGAGACCCACTCTGACAGCGATAAACTCCAGAGTTCTGCCTTGCAGCTTCTGCGACAACTTCTTCTGGGGCCTGGTGCTGCGGATTTAGTTGAATCTGGCATCGATAGCATATTGGTTGATCGACTTCTCGTCGCTTCAGATGACAACAGCAGTAGCCTGGTCCAAGGAGCGCTAATTGACGCGCTTCTCGCCTCCCTCAAAGTACGCTTCGCCCATGTCTATCTGCCGCCTCACCCTCCCCGGCCCAAGCAACAGCGACCACCTTCGCGGTCCCGCGAACGGTTGACCAGTCCATCAATACTATCATTCACCACTGAGAAGGCAGAAAAATCACCTTCAACGCCTCAATTTCCGCAGCCGCCTGAGCACTTGCTGGACTGCTTGCTCAAAGGCATTGCTTCCACTAAATCACGAGAGATTTTGGATAAGTGGATAGGCCTCCTTTGCGAAGTGCTTCCACTCTTCTCGCACTCCATTTTTCAGGTTCTGCTGACGCTTGTAGGGTGCCTTTGCAAGGAGATCAAAGCCTACTTTGGCAAGCTCCAGCAAGCGTTTGAGCAGACAGAAGACTGGTCCATGGATAGATCTGAGCATGTGACCATCACCCTTCTTACCGGCCTGGAGACCTCCATTGCGCACGCGCACGAACGTCTTGTTAGGGAAGAGTCGCATACTCCTGTTGCAAAAAGCCCCGACCTCCCGCAAGGCTTTTTTGGGAATATGGTATCTGGTGTCTTCAACTCAGATAGCAGCCAAGGCAGGCCCAACACTGCGAACGACCGTCTGACGGTCTTACTTTGTTTGCAAGACGCAGTTCGCCTTTGCTTCTCAATTTGGGCGTGGGGGGCTAGTGATGGGGCTGGGTTTGCGCTTGACTCGGAATCGCTTGCTTCGTTCCAATACACATCACTGCGCATGCGAAATAGGACTCGCCGGATTCTCGAGCATTTCTTTGATGCCGAGGCCTTGGAATGCTTGGAAACTTTGGTAGAGATGTGGGCTAAGTCTGACATCAAGACTGCATCACTGATCTTCAGTCTTCTTCACACACTGGATGGATCCAGTCCCAAAATCACGATCCCAGCTGTTTTCAATGCAATCTACACGCGCACAAATCCTGCCGCGTTGGATCAACATCGCAAGTCGTCACTCACGTCCAGTGTTTCTGAATCTGAGCTTGCTAGTTTCCTGGTCGCATATGCCCGTTCACTGGACGATGACGTTCTCGACGAAATCTGGACTGACTGTACGACCTTCCTGCGCGACGTGCTCAGTAATCCCTTCCCGCATCGTCAGATTCTCCCCCGGCTTATCGAGTTCGCGGCAATCTTGGGGACGAAATTGGAAAATACCACATTTGGCGAAGATCGGCGAATGCGGAAAGAGCTCGGA GATGTGGTGCTGCGGCTGTTGACAGCTGTGTTTACCAGCAAGCCCCTTGGACTGAATCAAGAACCGGGTCTTATGGCCAGGCCATCCTTCGACCATGACCGTAGCGCTGTGTCGCATACTGGCCCAGACGACATGCTCAGTATTCTGGCAGTATCGATGCCCTCGTTCTTGACGACCTTGGGGGATTCGGATCGTATCAATACAGCCATCAGTGCTGTTTCCACCAACCTAGTCGGGCCCTTGATCCGATCTCGCCTATTCCCAAACAATCTCAACCGCAATGTCATGGTCATATTGCAACAGATGGTCAAGGTGCCGGCTGCAGCCAAGCTGTGGAAGAAGGACATCGCCGATGCCTTTAATGACTCGCGGTTCTTCGGCATCCACAAGGACCTGGTTCAGAGCAATTGGCTGGAACTTCTCCGGCAATGGACGCTTTCCGATAGGGACCGTTTGTCCGAGATTCTCACTCGTCTTCCCCCACCCAGTGCAGCGGGCATCATGTTTGGGGTTGGCGCGTCTGCTGCGCGACTCGAGGCAGACCGGAAGGCACAACTCAATCTTCGTCGAATCGCTCTCTTAATTCTTTCGGCGGATCGCGACTACTTTGTTGCCGAGCTGCCGGGATTACTTCAGAAGATTGAGGATCTTCTCGCTGCGACTAAtgtttcttctccctcatcGGCTACTTGCTCGGAAATCTTCATGGTTCTCCGCGCTGTAGCGTTGAAGACATCGGCCAACGCGATCGCTCCATTCTGGCCGATGATCAACATGGAACTACAAGAGGCGATGGCCACGGTTCCTCGAGCCTCGCAAGCTGAGCTCTTCAATCCGTACTCGTTGCTGCAAGCTTGCAAGCTTCTTGATGTTTTATTGACCATCGCTCCTGATGacttccagctcctcgaaTGGCTCTTTGTCACTGACACGATCGACGCGGTGTATCCTCCCAACCGGTGGGAACCGGTGGCTCTGGCTGACGAAGTCTCACAAAGTTTCGGACCTCGTGGTGTCTTTTCGCCGACTCTTCCCGGAGACTCTTCCGAACCGGACGCACGCCCGGGCTTCAAACGACCTTGGCTCATTTCCGACCAGATCCGAGAAACCGCCAAGGACGAGATTGTGGAGCGCATTTTGCGCCCCTTCTTCAATCGATTGAGCATCTACGTGTTTGAGAGTACCTATGGGATGGGGAACGTGGATCTCGAAGTGTGCCAGCATGACCTCCTGGCCGATCTGTTCAACGAGAGTACTATGGCCAGTTAG
- a CDS encoding Glycerol uptake protein 1 produces the protein MPALLSWLRRIYSLDTLDTRFTSTATTPGVTAADTRPPAAKDARANAIAQGRPAPLWRTPEFFIYYLFFITLVPLMFKTVVDASKDTHPIYPTYSHLLSQGWIPGRLVDNSDAQYAGFRDNFPYLLLLLIAHPLLRRIYQRCTAPSNADHRIARSANAAADGQLEQRMRFDFAFGLVFITALHGISALKILAILVMNYKIGKSLPRSYVPIATWTFNICILFANELCRGYQLEVLATIISPGPGSSGEKHTLLVQWAKSLDSFGGIMPRWEVLFKVTILRLISFNMDHHWSLHYPTANALEKKQLDPANLSDRDRVKIPPEPSAFSLRNYIAYVLYSPLFLAGPILTFNDYVSQQRYKAPSLTSTRTLLYGIRFLLTLLCMELILHYIYAVAISKSSPNWSLFTPGQLSMLAFFNLHIIWLKLLIPWRFFRLWALIDGIDPPENMVRCMSNNYSALAFWRGWHRSYNRWIVRYVYVPLGGAGGGRSPSGTKSSSQSGLMSKFLQIRNFLLVFTFVALWHDINLRLLMWSWLITLFVLPEVLGGMLFPASRWRSRPTAYRVLAGIGSVGNVLMLMIANLVGFALGLDGLQELLSSLTGSYSGVAYMISCCAVLFVGVQVMFEIREDELRAGINLKC, from the exons ATGCCTGCCCTTCTTTCCTGGCTACGACGAATCTATTCGCTCGACACCCTCGACACTCGCTTCACCTCCACCGCAACTACCCCCGGGGTCACTGCCGCTGACACGAGACCTCCAGCCGCCAAAGATGCTCGAGCGAACGCTATCGCCCAGGGCAGGCCAGCGCCACTCTGGCGCACGCCTGAATTCTTCATCTActatctcttcttcatcacgcTCGTTCCATTGATGTTCAAAACAGTTGTGGATGCTTCCAAGG ACACACATCCTATCTATCCCACATACTCCCACCTTCTTTCACAGGGCTGGATCCCCGGTCGTCTTGTT GACAACTCCGATGCGCAATACGCGGGCTTCCGCGACAATTTCCCTTATCTTTTGTTGCTTCTCATTGCTCATCCACTTTTGCGACGTATCTATCAACGATGTACGGCGCCTTCGAACGCGGATCACAGAATTGCCCGATCCGCCAATGCCGCTGCAGATGGGCAGCTAGAGCAGCGCATGCGCTTTGACTTTGCATTCGGCCTCGTATTCATTACCGCGCTTCATGGCATTTCGGCCCTCAAAATATTGGCAATCCTCGTCATGAACTACAAGATTGGGAAAAGCCTCCCCCGGTCTTATGTTCCTATTGCGACGTGGACCTTCAATATCTGCATCTTGTTCGCCAATGAGTTGTGCAGAGGGTACCAACTTGAGGTCCTTGCGACGATTATTTCCCCGGGCCCCGGGTCCTCGGGTGAAAAACACACCCTACTCGTTCAATGGGCCAAGAGTCTCGATAGCTTTGGCGGTATCATGCCCCGATGGGAAGTCCTGTTCAAGGTCACGATTTTGCGTCTGATCAGCTTTAACATGGACCACCACTGGAGTCTCCACTACCCTACGGCCAATGCGCTCGAA AAGAAACAACTCGACCCCGCGAATCTCTCTGACCGAGATCGTGTCAAGATCCCGCCTGAGCCTTCAGCATTCAGTCTGCGAAACTACATCGCCTATGTTCTCTATTCACCCTTGTTCCTCGCCGGTCCAATCCTCACCTTCAACGACTACGTCTCGCAGCAACGCTACAAGGCGCCGTCGCTGACCTCAACACGCACCCTGCTTTACGGCATCCGTTTTCTTCTCACTTTGTTGTGTATGGAGCTTATTCTCCACTACATTTACGCCGTTGCCATCTCAAAGTCTTCCCCGAATTGGTCTCTCTTTACGCCTGGCCAGCTGAGCATGCTTGCTTTCTTTAACCTGCATATCATCTGGCTTAAGCTGCTGATTCCCTGGCGATTCTTCCGACTCTGGGCGCTTATTGACGGGATCGACCCCCCAGAGAACATGGTGCGCTGCATGTCGAACAATTATTCCGCCCTCGCATTTTGGCGTGGCTGGCATCGTTCGTACAACCGCTGGATTGTCCGCTACGTGTACGTGCCTTTAGGCGGAGCCGGCGGTGGACGAAGTCCTTCCGGAACCAAGTCATCCTCGCAGTCAGGTCTGATGTCCAAATTCTTGCAAATCCGCAACTTCTTGTTAGTGTTCACTTTTGTGGCCCTGTGGCACGACATCAACCTGCGCCTGTTGATGTGGAGCTGGCTCATCACACTGTTTGTGTTGCCCGAGGTATTGGGTGGAATGCTCTTCCCTGCCAGCCGATGGCGCTCACGTCCCACTGCATACCGTGTTTTGGCCGGCATCGGATCCGTGGGCAACGTGCTTATGCTGATGATTGCCAATTTGGTGGGCTTTGCGCTCGGGCTCGATGGTCTTCAAGAGCTGCTGAGTAGCCTTACCGGGTCATACTCTGGTGTGGCGTATATGATCTCTTGCTGCGCCGTGCTCTTCGTCGGAGTGCAGGTCATGTTTGAGATTCGTGAAGACGAACTCCGAGCCGGTATCAACTTGAAGTGTTGA
- a CDS encoding Alternative oxidase, with protein sequence MNSLSTLSRARSLRVTTRPQTVLYFAIRSYSGVATTCHGPPSFQRRSSPLTYTTKRPISSTPHPQIKEYFPPPENSAVKEVDSAWAHPVYTEAQVQSVRVAHREARDWSDWVALGTVRFFRWGMDWVTGYKHPEPGQQLSERFKMTEQKWLTRFVFLESVAGVPGMVGGMLRHLRSLRKMKRDNGWIETLLEEAFNERMHLLTFLKLAEPGWFMRLMVLGAQGVFFNGFFLAYLISPRICHRFVGYLEEEAVLTYTRAIQELENGHLPDWDKLEAPEIAVQYWKMPEDKRTMRDLLFYVRADEAKHREVNHTLSNLNQAIDPNPYHTEYRNPARDHPSRGIENLKATGWEREDIFS encoded by the exons ATGAATTCACTATCAACACTATCACGGGCGCGATCACTTCGGGTCACTACGCGGCCTCAGACCGTCCTGTACTTTGCGATTCGCTCCTATTCGGGAGTTGCCACGACTTGCCATGGCCCGCCCAGCTTCCAGCGACGTTCATCACCATTGACCTACACAACGAAACGCCCCATTTCCTCAACCCCTCACCCCCAGATCAAGGAGTACTTCCCCCCACCCGAAAATTCAGCAGTCAAAGAAGTGGACTCGGCTTGGGCTCATCCAGT TTACACCGAGGCACAAGTGCAGAGTGTACGAGTGGCACACCGTGAAGCTCGAGACTGGTCCGATTGGGTTGCCCTCGGAACCGTTCGCTTCTTCCGTTGGGGCATGGACTGGGTGACGGGATACAAGCATCCTGAACCGGGTCAGCAACTTTCAGAACGGTTCAAAATGACAGAACAAAAGTGGTTGACCCGATTCGTCTTCTTGGAGAGTGTGGCGGGTGTACCTGGCATGGTGGGCGGGATGCTGCGACACCTCCGCAGTCTTCGAAAGATGAAGCGTGACAATGGATG GATCGAGACTCTGCTCGAAGAAGCTTTCAATGAGCGCATGCACCTTCTCACGTTCCTCAAGCTGGCCGAACCGGGCTGGTTCATGCGCCTGATGGTCCTCGGTGCCCAGGGTGTCTTTTTCAACGGATTCTTCCTCGCATACTTGATCTCACCCCGTATTTGTCACCGATTTGTGGGATAtctcgaggaggaggccgtTTTGACCTACACCCGTGCCATCCAAGAGCTCGAGAATGGTCATCTCCCAGATTGGGACAAGCTGGAGGCCCCCGAGATTGCCGTGCAGTATTGGAAGATGCCCGAAGACAAGCGCACCATGCGGGACTTGCTGTTTTACGTCCGTGCAGACGAGGCCAAGCATCGCGAAGTCAATCACACCTTGTCAAACCTGAACCAGGCGATCGATCCCAACCCGTATCATACGGAGTATCGGAACCCAGCTCGCGATCATCCGTCTCGAGGCATCGAGAACTTGAAGGCGACAGGCTGGGAGCGAGAAGACATCTTTTCGTGA
- a CDS encoding N-acetyltransferase MPR1 yields MPSILEDPSSRIPPPPTHTMTASSLKPRHTTLPKASNVGITLYPIAHGPKSVPWDLVKFLHAEFSAEIERGATYPMENPMALEQFAEYWFGTFAVVAVLDDEVEKKDEEEEREKGDGRDGLAEGRDWEKVCLGTFYIKPNYPGRCSHVCNAGFLTTTAARGKGVGQQMGEAYLEFAPQLGYKYSVFNLVFANNPASIRIWEKLGFNVIGRVPKAARLANSEEPVDALIFGRELGN; encoded by the exons ATGCCATCTATCCTAGAAGACCCCTCCTCTCGCAtccccccaccaccaacacaCACTATGACCGCATCGTCTCTCAAACCCCGACACACCACTCTCCCCAAGGCATCTAATGTCGGCATCACGCTCTATCCGATCGCTCACGGTCCCAAAAGTGTTCCGTGGGACCTGGTGAAGTTCCTTCACGCCGAGTTCAGCGCGGAAATCGAGCGCGGAGCTACATATCCCATGGAAAATCCAATGGCCTTGGAGCAATTTGCCGAGTACTGGTTTGGGACCTTTGCGGTTGTGGCTGTTCTGGACGATGAGGTggaaaagaaggatgaggaggaggagagggaaaagggagatggtCGTGATGGACTTGCAGAGGGCCGTGATTGGGAAAAGGTGTGTTTGGGAACTTTTTACATCAAACCGAATTATCCTG GTCGCTGCTCGCATGTCTGTAATGCAGGCTTTCTCACGACGACCGCAGCGCGGGGCAAAGGAGTTGGCCAGCAGATGGGCGAGGCGTACTTGGAATTTGCACCGCAATTG GGATACAAATACTCCGTGTTCAACCTGGTCTTTGCCAATAATCCGGCGTCCATTCGCATCTGGGAGAAACTCGGGTTCAACGTGATCGGTCGGGTTCCCAAGGCGGCGAGATTGGCAAACAGCGAGGAGCCGGTGGATGCATTGATCTTTGGACGTGAGTTGGGGAATTGA
- a CDS encoding Succinate dehydrogenase assembly factor 3, giving the protein MRLVHRLLMASPASIGSKSSLSEALALLPPLQLYRRILRVHRKLDPELRILGDSYVKKEFRAHRTAENPLHIIGFLTEWQLYAQKLEGDSWVGEKIDKSKLDKLSDQQVGQLFELMEAIKNPNSEEGEGEKQ; this is encoded by the exons ATGCGTCTTGTACACCGTCTTCTCATGGCCTCGCCAGCCTCAATCGGCTCCAAATCAAGTCTGAGCGAAGCCCTTGCTCTCCTGCCTCCACTCCAGCTCTACCGGCGCATCCTGCGCGTGCACCGCAAGCTCGACCCGGAACTGCGCATTCTGGGCGATTCATACGTGAAGAAGGAATTCCGGGCGCACCGGACGGCGGAGAACCCTTTACATATT ATCGGCTTTTTGACAGAGTGGCAGCTATATGCGCAAAAGTTAGAAGGTGACAGTTGGGTTGGGGAGAAGATCGACAAGTCAAAGTTGGACAAGTTGAGTG ATCAACAAGTTGGGCAACTGTTTGAGTTGATGGAGGCTATTAAGAACCCGAACTcggaagaaggtgaaggcGAGAAGCAGTGA